A single window of Luteipulveratus halotolerans DNA harbors:
- the nuoI gene encoding NADH-quinone oxidoreductase subunit NuoI — MADKPSKDKEPGLLSKVAGFGVTFGTMFRKIETEQYPEDKRPTQLRFHGRHQLNRHPDGLEKCVGCELCAWACPADAILVEGADNDDANGQRFSPGERYGRVYQINYLRCIFCGLCIEACPTRALTMTNEYELADDNRADLIFTKDQLLAPLQNGMLPAPHPMVDGMEERDYYQGKVTQATPEQEAWAQQREHELAAESAGREDTA, encoded by the coding sequence GTGGCTGACAAGCCCAGCAAGGACAAGGAGCCCGGTCTGCTCTCGAAGGTCGCCGGCTTCGGCGTGACCTTCGGGACGATGTTCCGCAAGATCGAGACCGAGCAGTACCCCGAGGACAAGCGGCCGACCCAGCTGCGCTTCCACGGACGCCACCAGCTCAACCGTCACCCCGACGGCCTGGAGAAGTGCGTCGGCTGCGAGCTGTGCGCGTGGGCCTGCCCGGCCGACGCGATCCTCGTCGAGGGCGCGGACAACGACGACGCCAACGGTCAGCGGTTCTCACCCGGTGAGCGCTACGGCCGCGTCTACCAGATCAACTACCTGCGCTGCATCTTCTGCGGGCTGTGCATCGAGGCGTGCCCCACGCGGGCGCTCACGATGACCAACGAGTACGAGCTCGCCGACGACAACCGCGCCGACCTGATCTTCACCAAGGACCAGCTGCTCGCGCCGCTGCAGAACGGCATGCTCCCCGCGCCGCACCCGATGGTCGACGGCATGGAGGAGCGCGACTACTACCAGGGCAAGGTCACGCAGGCGACGCCCGAGCAGGAGGCCTGGGCTCAGCAGCGCGAGCACGAGCTCGCTGCGGAGTCCGCCGGACGAGAGGACACGGCATGA
- the nuoN gene encoding NADH-quinone oxidoreductase subunit NuoN, giving the protein MTAALSSVPAAEFVQAKVEYAAVLPMFIVFGVALVGVLVEAFAPRRARYWIQLGLTLAGLVAAFLVLVLYSREHQAKTAAGAIVVDGPALFFQGTVLVLSAVALLAMAERLDGREADTFTQSGSAVPGSPQEAAAVRLGATSTEVFPLVLFAVTGMMMFPAAGDLLTMFVALEVLSLPLYILTGLARRRRLLSQEASLKYFLLGAFSSAFFLFGAALVYGFAGSVRFSEIAAAVPQVAGLDSLAVPGVILIAVGLLFKVGAVPFHSWTPDVYQGAPTPVTGFMAACTKVAAFGALLRVLYVAFEGLRWNWQPVIAVIAALTMVVGAVLSVTQTDMKRLLAYSSITHAGFVLVGVLALDRTGVSSTMFYLVTYGFSTIAAFALIALVRSSGSEATHLSQWVGLGKSSPVLAGTISFLMLAFAGIPLTSGFTAKFAVFGAAIAHDGTWLAVVGVLASAVTAFVYVRVIVLMYFSEPTGDTVVARPSVLTAAAVTICVAATVLLGIVPSPLLDLAHDSSLFLP; this is encoded by the coding sequence GTGACCGCCGCGCTGAGCAGCGTGCCTGCCGCTGAGTTCGTCCAGGCGAAGGTCGAGTACGCCGCCGTCCTGCCGATGTTCATCGTGTTCGGTGTCGCGCTCGTCGGAGTCCTCGTCGAGGCGTTCGCGCCGCGTCGCGCCCGGTACTGGATCCAGCTCGGGCTCACGCTCGCGGGCCTGGTCGCCGCGTTCCTCGTGCTCGTCCTGTACTCCCGCGAGCACCAGGCCAAGACCGCTGCGGGCGCGATCGTCGTCGACGGGCCCGCCCTGTTCTTCCAGGGCACCGTCCTGGTGCTGAGCGCGGTCGCCCTCCTCGCGATGGCCGAGCGGCTCGACGGGCGCGAGGCCGACACGTTCACCCAGTCCGGGTCGGCCGTGCCGGGCTCGCCGCAGGAGGCCGCTGCGGTCCGGCTGGGCGCCACCTCCACCGAGGTCTTCCCACTGGTGCTGTTCGCCGTCACCGGCATGATGATGTTCCCGGCAGCGGGTGACCTGCTGACCATGTTCGTCGCGCTCGAGGTGCTCTCGCTGCCGCTGTACATCCTCACCGGCCTCGCACGTCGACGCCGCCTGCTGTCGCAGGAGGCCTCGCTGAAGTACTTCCTGCTCGGCGCGTTCTCCTCGGCGTTCTTCCTCTTCGGAGCCGCGCTGGTCTACGGCTTCGCCGGGTCGGTGCGCTTCAGCGAGATCGCGGCGGCGGTGCCGCAGGTCGCCGGGCTCGACAGCCTGGCCGTGCCCGGTGTGATCCTCATCGCGGTCGGCCTGCTGTTCAAGGTCGGTGCGGTGCCGTTCCACTCCTGGACGCCCGACGTCTACCAGGGCGCCCCGACCCCGGTCACCGGGTTCATGGCGGCCTGCACCAAGGTCGCCGCGTTCGGTGCGCTGCTGCGGGTGCTGTACGTCGCGTTCGAGGGCCTGCGCTGGAACTGGCAGCCCGTGATCGCGGTCATCGCGGCGCTCACGATGGTGGTGGGGGCCGTGCTGTCGGTGACGCAGACCGACATGAAGCGACTGCTGGCGTACTCCTCGATCACCCACGCCGGGTTCGTGCTGGTCGGAGTGCTCGCCCTGGACCGCACGGGGGTGTCGAGCACGATGTTCTACCTCGTGACCTATGGTTTTTCCACCATCGCAGCGTTCGCGCTGATCGCTCTGGTGCGTTCGTCCGGGTCGGAGGCGACCCACCTGTCTCAGTGGGTGGGTCTCGGCAAGAGCAGTCCCGTGCTTGCCGGCACCATCTCGTTCCTGATGCTGGCCTTCGCCGGTATCCCGCTGACGTCGGGCTTCACCGCCAAGTTCGCGGTGTTCGGTGCGGCGATCGCCCATGACGGCACGTGGCTGGCGGTGGTCGGTGTGCTCGCCTCGGCCGTGACGGCGTTCGTCTATGTGAGGGTGATCGTGCTCATGTACTTCTCCGAGCCGACCGGTGACACGGTCGTGGCGCGGCCTTCGGTGCTGACGGCCGCGGCCGTCACGATCTGTGTGGCAGCCACCGTGCTGCTCGGCATCGTGCCGTCGCCGCTGCTCGACCTGGCCCACGACTCCTCGCTGTTCCTGCCGTGA
- the nuoL gene encoding NADH-quinone oxidoreductase subunit L, translating to MASSAWLLVALPLAGAAILLLGGKALNKIGPALATGLAWASFGVGVATIVEMLGRDEGERAQHLHLYSWIPAGGFNLDAGLQIDQLSLTFVMLITFVGSLIHVYSLGYMEHDPDKRRFFAYLNLFIAAMLLLVLADSYLLLFVGWEGVGLASYLLIGFWNHNPAYATAANKAFVVNRVGDAGMLLAIFAMFMTFGRVDFAGVNAAVGGASEGALTAIGLLLLVGACGKSAQFPLQSWLGDAMAGPTPVSALIHAATMVTAGVYLIVRSSAIFDGAPDARLAVTIVGAITLLFGAIVGCAKDDMKKALAASTMSQIGYMVLAAGLGPVGYAFAIFHLLTHGSFKAGMFLGAGSVMHGMNDQVDMRRFGGLSGVMKITWATFGLGWLAIIGFPGLSGFWSKDKIIESAFVGEGWRPWVFGLAALIGAGITAFYMSRLFFMTFHGKRRWTDDVHPHESPATMTVPMMILAIGSAFLGLALGPTGVISDWLEPITGHVEHHEPVLAVPLITGLTMLLVVAGVALAWMRYWRDPVPIAPPVGSLATQAARRDLFQDDVNEAVFARPGLHLTRALVYADNKGVDGAVGGTAAAISGSSARLKKIQNGYVRSYALTMLLGVVAVLGVVWVVQ from the coding sequence ATGGCGTCCAGCGCCTGGCTGCTGGTCGCGCTGCCGCTCGCCGGCGCCGCGATCCTGCTGCTCGGCGGCAAGGCCCTCAACAAGATCGGCCCCGCGCTCGCGACCGGTCTGGCCTGGGCCAGCTTCGGTGTCGGCGTCGCGACCATCGTCGAGATGCTCGGCCGCGACGAGGGGGAGCGGGCCCAGCACCTGCACCTCTACTCGTGGATCCCGGCCGGCGGGTTCAACCTCGACGCCGGTCTGCAGATCGACCAGCTGTCACTGACGTTCGTCATGCTGATCACGTTCGTCGGGTCGCTGATCCACGTCTACTCCCTGGGCTACATGGAGCACGACCCCGACAAGCGCCGGTTCTTCGCCTACCTCAACCTGTTCATCGCGGCGATGCTGCTGCTGGTGCTCGCCGACTCCTACCTGCTGCTGTTCGTCGGCTGGGAGGGCGTGGGCCTGGCGTCGTACCTGCTCATCGGGTTCTGGAACCACAACCCGGCGTACGCCACGGCCGCCAACAAGGCGTTCGTCGTCAACCGTGTCGGTGACGCCGGCATGCTGCTGGCGATCTTCGCGATGTTCATGACGTTCGGTCGGGTCGACTTCGCCGGGGTCAACGCCGCGGTCGGCGGTGCGTCCGAGGGCGCCCTCACCGCGATCGGTCTGCTGCTGCTCGTCGGCGCCTGCGGCAAGTCGGCGCAGTTCCCGCTGCAGAGCTGGCTGGGTGACGCGATGGCCGGCCCGACGCCGGTGTCCGCACTGATCCACGCCGCCACCATGGTGACCGCCGGCGTCTACCTGATCGTGCGCTCCAGCGCGATCTTCGACGGGGCGCCCGACGCGCGCCTCGCCGTGACGATCGTCGGTGCGATCACGCTGCTGTTCGGAGCGATCGTCGGTTGCGCCAAGGACGACATGAAGAAGGCGCTCGCCGCCTCGACCATGTCGCAGATCGGCTACATGGTCCTGGCCGCCGGCCTCGGCCCGGTCGGCTACGCGTTCGCGATCTTCCACCTGCTCACGCACGGCTCCTTCAAGGCCGGCATGTTCCTCGGTGCGGGTTCGGTCATGCACGGCATGAACGACCAGGTCGACATGCGCCGCTTCGGCGGGCTGTCCGGGGTCATGAAGATCACCTGGGCCACGTTCGGTCTCGGGTGGCTCGCCATCATCGGCTTCCCCGGCCTGTCCGGCTTCTGGTCCAAGGACAAGATCATCGAGTCGGCGTTCGTCGGCGAGGGCTGGCGCCCGTGGGTGTTCGGCCTCGCCGCGCTGATCGGTGCGGGGATCACCGCGTTCTACATGTCGCGGCTGTTCTTCATGACCTTCCACGGTAAGCGCCGCTGGACTGATGACGTCCACCCGCACGAGTCGCCCGCGACCATGACGGTGCCGATGATGATCCTGGCGATCGGGTCGGCGTTCCTCGGTCTGGCCCTCGGCCCGACCGGCGTGATCAGCGACTGGCTGGAGCCGATCACCGGGCACGTCGAGCACCACGAGCCGGTGCTGGCGGTGCCGCTCATCACCGGCCTCACGATGCTGCTGGTCGTCGCCGGGGTGGCGCTGGCCTGGATGCGGTACTGGCGCGACCCGGTGCCGATCGCCCCGCCCGTCGGGTCGCTCGCCACCCAGGCAGCGCGCCGCGACCTGTTCCAGGACGACGTCAACGAGGCGGTCTTCGCCCGTCCCGGTCTGCACCTGACCCGCGCGCTGGTCTACGCCGACAACAAGGGAGTCGACGGTGCCGTCGGCGGCACGGCCGCTGCCATCAGTGGCAGCTCGGCCCGCCTGAAGAAGATCCAGAACGGCTATGTCCGGTCGTATGCCCTGACGATGCTGCTCGGCGTCGTCGCAGTCCTCGGTGTCGTGTGGGTGGTGCAGTGA
- the nuoH gene encoding NADH-quinone oxidoreductase subunit NuoH produces MNVVSALASYSTALPATTDNPAADFSDTPWWLSLIKALLVFVILLLNTLLIIWFERRVIGRMQQRPGPNRAGPFGLLQTLADGIKLALKEDIVPKAADKIMFWAAPAIAGAMAFVSFAIIPMGGTVWMFGHKTPLQLTDTPVATLLVLAVAGVGVYGIVLAGWSSGSTYPLLGGLRSSAQVISYEIAMGLALVAVFLYAGSMSTSQIVLAQNDLWYIIPAFFSFIIYVITMVGETNRLPFDLAEGEGELTGGFHTEYSSLKFAMFFLGEYVNMFTVSALATTLFLGGPAAPPGIAWIGDGMLNGGWWGLLWFFIKLWLFMFFFVWLRGSLPRVRYDQFMRLGWKVLIPTTLVWVVMVAFVRAAELGFLGDSKVSLLGREFPRATLFVIACIALLVLVVAWVYDNRQVKKAKAAEAQEPVIEVDPFAGGHPVPPLPGQRLVEPAPALAAARPAASTSYDAPDAPVTDSGSEDPRG; encoded by the coding sequence ATGAACGTCGTGAGCGCGCTCGCGTCGTACTCGACGGCCCTGCCGGCGACCACCGACAACCCGGCCGCCGACTTCAGCGACACCCCGTGGTGGCTGTCGCTGATCAAGGCTCTGCTGGTCTTCGTCATCCTCCTGCTCAACACGCTGCTGATCATCTGGTTCGAGCGGCGCGTGATCGGTCGTATGCAGCAGCGGCCCGGCCCCAACCGTGCGGGCCCGTTCGGCCTGCTGCAGACCCTGGCCGACGGCATCAAGCTGGCGCTCAAGGAGGACATCGTCCCCAAGGCCGCCGACAAGATCATGTTCTGGGCGGCCCCGGCGATCGCGGGCGCGATGGCGTTCGTGTCGTTCGCGATCATCCCGATGGGCGGCACCGTCTGGATGTTCGGGCACAAGACGCCCCTGCAGCTCACCGACACCCCGGTCGCGACGCTGCTCGTGCTGGCCGTCGCCGGTGTCGGTGTCTACGGCATCGTGCTGGCCGGCTGGTCGTCCGGCTCGACCTACCCGCTGCTCGGCGGCCTGCGCAGCTCGGCCCAGGTCATCTCGTACGAGATCGCGATGGGACTCGCGCTGGTCGCGGTGTTCCTCTACGCCGGGTCGATGTCGACCTCGCAGATCGTGCTCGCGCAGAACGACCTCTGGTACATCATCCCGGCGTTCTTCTCGTTCATCATCTACGTCATCACCATGGTCGGCGAGACCAACCGGCTGCCGTTCGACCTCGCCGAGGGCGAGGGCGAGCTCACCGGTGGCTTCCACACCGAGTACTCCTCGCTGAAGTTCGCGATGTTCTTCCTCGGCGAGTACGTCAACATGTTCACCGTCTCAGCGCTCGCGACCACGCTGTTCCTCGGCGGTCCGGCGGCACCTCCCGGCATCGCCTGGATCGGTGACGGGATGCTCAACGGCGGCTGGTGGGGCCTGCTCTGGTTCTTCATCAAGCTGTGGCTGTTCATGTTCTTCTTCGTCTGGCTGCGCGGCTCCCTGCCTCGCGTCCGTTACGACCAGTTCATGCGCCTGGGCTGGAAGGTCCTGATCCCGACCACGCTCGTGTGGGTCGTCATGGTCGCCTTCGTCCGGGCCGCCGAGCTGGGCTTCCTTGGTGACAGCAAGGTCAGCCTGCTGGGCCGCGAGTTCCCCCGCGCCACGCTCTTCGTGATCGCCTGCATCGCCCTGCTCGTTCTCGTCGTCGCCTGGGTCTACGACAACCGGCAGGTCAAGAAGGCCAAGGCCGCTGAGGCGCAGGAGCCCGTCATCGAGGTCGACCCGTTCGCGGGCGGCCACCCGGTGCCGCCCCTGCCCGGCCAGCGCCTGGTCGAGCCCGCACCGGCCCTGGCCGCGGCTCGCCCCGCCGCCAGCACGTCGTACGACGCCCCCGACGCACCCGTGACCGACTCAGGTTCGGAGGACCCCCGTGGCTGA
- a CDS encoding NADH-quinone oxidoreductase subunit M: protein MSDFPWLTTLGVIPLIGALVVGFLPSGLSRLARPLALAFSLATLAVGVLAAFQFDWDGGGTQFQLTETHSWITQFGVSYALGVDGIALSLILMSLVLVPICLVAAWDDVPEPGRRQQTYYALMLVLLTFMIGVFAATDVFLFYVFFEAMLIPVYFLIGSFGGANRQYAAVKFLLFSLLGGLIMLVAVIALYTQGPGGEHGFLISRLTGLDISTGTERWLFLGFFFAFAVKAPMWPVHTWLPDAATEARPATAVLLVGVLDKVGTFGMIRFCLQLFPDAAKWATPAIIVLAVISILYAALVAIGQTDMMRLIAYTSVSHFGFIVLGIFAMTSTSHLGSTLYMVNHGFTTAALFLFAGMLIARRGSKNIGDYGGWQRVTPALAGIFLVAGLSALSLPGLNSFVSEFLVMAGTFDKYKVATVFAVLGVILAALYILLMYKDVMTGPKPADRDDVRDLSLREKLVAAPLIVAFLFLGFFPKPALDLLRPAVSTTLHHVGVTDPTPDVVPAADHTPVGAAEGSAK, encoded by the coding sequence ATGTCCGACTTCCCCTGGTTGACCACCCTTGGGGTCATTCCTCTGATCGGTGCGCTGGTCGTGGGCTTCCTGCCCTCCGGCCTGTCGCGCCTGGCCCGCCCGCTCGCGCTGGCGTTCTCCCTCGCGACCCTCGCGGTCGGCGTACTGGCTGCGTTCCAGTTCGACTGGGACGGCGGTGGCACGCAGTTCCAGCTCACCGAGACCCACTCGTGGATCACGCAGTTCGGGGTCTCGTACGCCCTCGGTGTCGACGGCATCGCGCTCAGCCTGATCCTGATGAGCCTGGTGCTGGTGCCGATCTGCCTGGTGGCGGCGTGGGACGACGTGCCCGAGCCCGGTCGTCGACAGCAGACCTACTACGCGCTGATGCTGGTGCTGCTGACCTTCATGATCGGCGTCTTCGCAGCCACCGACGTCTTCCTGTTCTACGTCTTCTTCGAGGCGATGCTGATCCCGGTCTACTTCCTGATCGGGTCGTTCGGCGGCGCCAACCGTCAGTACGCCGCGGTGAAGTTCCTGCTGTTCTCGCTGCTCGGCGGGCTGATCATGCTCGTCGCGGTCATCGCTCTCTACACGCAGGGCCCGGGCGGTGAGCACGGCTTCCTGATCTCGCGCCTCACCGGGCTCGACATCTCGACCGGCACCGAGCGCTGGCTGTTCCTCGGTTTCTTCTTCGCGTTCGCCGTCAAGGCGCCGATGTGGCCGGTGCACACCTGGCTGCCCGACGCCGCCACCGAGGCGCGCCCGGCCACCGCCGTGCTGCTCGTCGGCGTCCTCGACAAGGTCGGCACGTTCGGGATGATCCGCTTCTGCCTGCAGCTGTTCCCGGATGCCGCCAAGTGGGCGACGCCGGCGATCATCGTGCTCGCGGTCATCTCGATCCTGTACGCCGCACTGGTCGCCATCGGGCAGACCGACATGATGCGTCTGATCGCCTACACCTCGGTCAGCCACTTCGGGTTCATCGTGCTCGGCATCTTCGCGATGACCAGCACCTCGCACCTGGGCTCGACGCTCTACATGGTCAACCACGGGTTCACCACGGCCGCCCTGTTCCTGTTCGCCGGCATGCTCATCGCGCGTCGCGGCAGCAAGAACATCGGCGACTACGGCGGCTGGCAACGGGTCACCCCCGCCCTGGCCGGCATCTTCCTGGTCGCCGGTCTGTCGGCTCTGTCCCTGCCCGGCCTGAATTCCTTCGTCTCCGAGTTCCTCGTGATGGCAGGCACGTTCGACAAGTACAAGGTCGCGACGGTGTTCGCCGTCCTCGGCGTGATCCTGGCTGCGCTCTACATCCTGCTGATGTACAAGGACGTCATGACCGGCCCCAAGCCGGCCGACCGCGACGACGTCCGCGACCTCAGCCTGCGCGAGAAGCTTGTCGCCGCGCCGCTCATCGTGGCGTTCCTGTTCCTCGGGTTCTTCCCGAAGCCGGCCCTGGACCTGCTGCGCCCCGCGGTCAGCACCACGCTGCACCACGTGGGCGTCACCGATCCCACGCCGGACGTCGTACCTGCCGCCGACCACACCCCGGTCGGCGCCGCTGAGGGGAGTGCCAAGTGA
- the nuoK gene encoding NADH-quinone oxidoreductase subunit NuoK: MSLTNYVYLSAILFAIGAATVLLRRNAIIVFMGIELMLNAANLAFVTFARMHGQLDGQVIALFVMVVAAAEVVVGLAIIMAIFRARRSASVDDANLLKL; this comes from the coding sequence GTGAGCCTCACCAACTACGTCTACCTGTCGGCGATCCTGTTCGCGATCGGCGCCGCCACGGTGCTGCTGCGCCGCAACGCGATCATCGTCTTCATGGGCATCGAGCTGATGCTCAACGCCGCCAACCTCGCCTTCGTCACGTTCGCCCGGATGCACGGGCAGCTCGACGGCCAGGTGATCGCCCTGTTCGTGATGGTCGTCGCGGCGGCCGAGGTCGTCGTCGGCCTCGCCATCATCATGGCCATCTTCCGTGCGCGCCGGTCGGCCTCGGTCGACGACGCCAACCTGCTGAAGCTGTAA
- a CDS encoding NADH-quinone oxidoreductase subunit J, producing MTVGGAESALFWIAGPLAVVGALALLFARKAVHAAMGMALTMIVLGVFYITQQAEFLGVIQIFVYSGAVMMLFLFVIMLVGVDSSDSLVETIKGQRWAGLLLAAGLAAITLAGIGKATFGAPRGLQEANEDGNVSGVARLIFGDYVWAFEATSALLITAALGAMVLAHRERLTPKASQADWSRERIRKGENVAGLPAPGVYARHNAVDTPALLPDGSPAELSISRVLRARGQVGTTGALTTVTDEFEHETGDDVVDRTPGSGTDTVAGGTPAGVSRRDASGLEREREAVVPAADEPERTDDEKGHEQ from the coding sequence ATGACCGTCGGAGGTGCGGAGTCCGCACTCTTCTGGATCGCGGGCCCGCTGGCGGTGGTCGGCGCCCTCGCGCTGCTGTTCGCGCGCAAGGCGGTGCACGCCGCGATGGGCATGGCCCTGACGATGATCGTGCTGGGCGTCTTCTACATCACCCAGCAGGCCGAGTTCCTCGGCGTCATCCAGATCTTCGTCTACTCCGGCGCCGTGATGATGCTGTTCCTGTTCGTCATCATGCTCGTCGGCGTCGACTCCTCCGACTCGCTCGTCGAGACGATCAAGGGTCAGCGCTGGGCCGGTCTGCTGCTGGCCGCCGGTCTCGCCGCGATCACCCTCGCCGGCATCGGCAAGGCGACCTTCGGCGCGCCGCGCGGTCTGCAGGAGGCCAACGAGGACGGCAACGTCAGCGGCGTCGCACGCCTGATCTTCGGCGACTACGTCTGGGCGTTCGAGGCCACGAGCGCGCTGCTGATCACCGCCGCGCTCGGCGCGATGGTGCTCGCCCACCGTGAGCGGCTCACCCCCAAGGCCAGCCAGGCCGACTGGTCGCGTGAGCGCATCCGCAAGGGCGAGAACGTCGCCGGCCTTCCCGCGCCCGGTGTGTACGCCCGCCACAACGCCGTCGACACCCCGGCTCTGCTGCCCGACGGCTCGCCCGCCGAACTGTCGATCTCGCGGGTGCTGCGGGCCCGTGGTCAGGTCGGCACGACCGGCGCGCTCACCACGGTCACGGACGAGTTCGAGCACGAGACCGGAGACGACGTCGTCGACCGCACACCCGGCAGCGGCACCGACACCGTCGCGGGTGGCACCCCGGCAGGCGTGAGCCGCCGCGACGCCAGTGGCCTCGAGCGCGAGCGCGAGGCGGTCGTACCCGCGGCTGACGAGCCCGAGCGCACCGACGACGAGAAGGGGCACGAGCAGTGA
- a CDS encoding NADH-quinone oxidoreductase subunit G: MSTVTSPSAGGNAVSSGGDAQVPEARPDDITLTVDGVQVSVPKGTLVIRAAEQVGIQIPRFCDHPLLEPVGACRQCLVEVATKAPDGSMKPMPKPQASCTMEVADGMEVKTQQTSTVADKAQHGVMELLLINHPLDCPVCDKGGECPLQNQALSNGREVSRFEDVKRTFPKPISISSQVLLDRERCVLCARCTRFSDQVAGDPFIALIERGALQQVGIYEEQPFESYFSGNTVQICPVGALTGAAYRFRSRPFDLVSTPSVCEHCADGCAIRVDHRRGVVLRRMALDDPAVNEEWNCDKGRWAFTYATAKDRLDTPLVRDADGTLQVAGWPEAIAAAADGLARARDAAGVGVLTGGRLTAEDAYAYSKFTRLVLGSNDIDFRARPHSAEEAEFLAHAVVATGPDAGAVTYADVESAPSTLLVSLEPEEESPILFLRLRKAWRKNKAKIFSLAPYATRGLDKMGGTLVPTAPSTEAEVLAALGQGEGPLADAGKALEQGSLILVGSRLASVPGGFSAVLTLAESTGARVAWVPSRAGERGALEVGALPTLLPGGRPVADAAARSQVGTVWGASDLPAEPGRDGDAILKAAGDGSLAGLLVAGVDPADLPDQKAVTAALERAFVVSLEIRKGQVPAYADVVLPIAPQQEKAGSFVSWEGRVRPFEQALESTAMPDHRVLDLLAGEMGEFLGTRSVTEIRAEMAELGPWTGARPARPRTPAGALPRPLVGEAVLATWPLMLDRGRMQAGEPFLAGTAHAAVARVSAATAEGAGVRDGEVLAVSTRTGTITVPVAVTEMPDHVVWLPTNSAGSTVRTTLGADAGAIVQLAAASDKEISA, from the coding sequence ATGAGCACCGTGACCTCACCCTCCGCAGGCGGCAACGCCGTCTCGTCCGGGGGCGACGCCCAGGTCCCCGAGGCCAGGCCCGACGACATCACCCTGACGGTCGACGGCGTACAGGTCAGCGTCCCCAAGGGCACGCTGGTCATCCGCGCCGCCGAGCAGGTCGGCATCCAGATCCCGCGCTTCTGCGACCACCCCCTCCTGGAGCCGGTCGGCGCGTGCCGGCAGTGCCTCGTCGAGGTCGCCACCAAGGCTCCCGACGGCTCGATGAAGCCCATGCCCAAGCCTCAGGCCTCCTGCACGATGGAGGTCGCCGACGGCATGGAGGTCAAGACCCAGCAGACCTCCACGGTCGCCGACAAGGCCCAGCACGGCGTCATGGAGCTGCTGCTCATCAACCACCCGCTGGACTGCCCGGTCTGCGACAAGGGCGGCGAGTGCCCCCTGCAGAACCAGGCCCTGTCCAACGGTCGTGAGGTGTCGCGCTTCGAGGACGTCAAGCGCACGTTCCCCAAGCCGATCAGCATCTCCTCGCAGGTGCTGCTCGACCGCGAGCGCTGCGTGCTGTGCGCCCGCTGCACCCGGTTCTCCGACCAGGTCGCCGGTGATCCGTTCATCGCGCTCATCGAGCGTGGTGCGCTGCAGCAGGTCGGCATCTACGAGGAGCAGCCGTTCGAGTCCTACTTCTCGGGCAACACCGTCCAGATCTGCCCGGTTGGCGCGCTGACCGGTGCCGCGTACCGCTTCCGCTCGCGTCCGTTCGACCTGGTCTCCACGCCGAGCGTGTGCGAGCACTGCGCCGACGGCTGCGCGATCCGCGTCGACCACCGCCGCGGCGTCGTCCTGCGGCGCATGGCCCTGGACGACCCGGCCGTCAACGAGGAGTGGAACTGCGACAAGGGCCGGTGGGCGTTCACCTACGCCACCGCCAAGGACCGCCTCGACACCCCGCTGGTGCGCGACGCCGACGGCACGCTGCAGGTCGCGGGCTGGCCCGAGGCCATCGCGGCCGCCGCCGACGGGCTCGCACGCGCTCGTGACGCGGCCGGCGTCGGCGTCCTCACCGGCGGTCGGCTGACCGCTGAGGACGCCTACGCCTACAGCAAGTTCACCCGTCTCGTGCTCGGCAGCAACGACATCGACTTCCGGGCTCGGCCGCACTCGGCCGAGGAGGCGGAGTTCCTCGCGCACGCCGTGGTGGCCACCGGTCCCGACGCGGGTGCGGTGACGTACGCCGACGTCGAGTCCGCGCCGTCGACCCTGCTGGTCTCGCTGGAGCCCGAGGAGGAGTCGCCGATCCTGTTCCTGCGGCTGCGCAAGGCGTGGCGCAAGAACAAGGCCAAGATCTTCTCGCTGGCGCCGTACGCCACCCGCGGCCTGGACAAGATGGGTGGCACGCTCGTGCCGACCGCGCCGAGCACCGAGGCCGAGGTCCTGGCCGCCCTCGGTCAGGGCGAGGGCCCGCTCGCCGACGCCGGCAAGGCGCTGGAGCAGGGCAGCCTGATCCTCGTCGGCAGCCGACTCGCGAGCGTGCCCGGCGGATTCAGCGCCGTGCTGACGCTCGCCGAGAGCACGGGCGCTCGCGTCGCGTGGGTGCCCTCGCGCGCCGGTGAGCGCGGTGCGCTCGAGGTCGGCGCGCTGCCGACCCTGCTGCCCGGTGGTCGTCCGGTCGCCGACGCGGCCGCACGCAGCCAGGTCGGCACGGTCTGGGGAGCGAGCGACCTGCCCGCCGAGCCCGGACGCGACGGCGACGCCATCCTCAAGGCAGCCGGCGACGGTTCTCTCGCGGGCCTGCTCGTCGCCGGCGTCGACCCCGCCGACCTGCCCGACCAGAAGGCCGTGACCGCCGCTCTCGAGCGGGCGTTCGTCGTGTCGCTGGAGATCCGCAAGGGCCAGGTGCCGGCGTACGCCGACGTCGTCCTGCCGATCGCGCCGCAGCAGGAGAAGGCCGGCTCGTTCGTCAGCTGGGAGGGGCGCGTGCGTCCGTTCGAGCAGGCGCTGGAGTCGACGGCGATGCCCGACCACCGGGTGCTCGACCTGCTCGCCGGTGAGATGGGCGAGTTCCTCGGCACCCGCAGCGTCACCGAGATCCGCGCCGAGATGGCTGAGCTCGGGCCGTGGACCGGCGCCCGCCCTGCGCGTCCGCGTACCCCGGCCGGCGCGCTGCCGCGACCGCTCGTCGGCGAAGCAGTCCTCGCGACCTGGCCGCTGATGCTCGACCGCGGCCGGATGCAGGCCGGCGAGCCGTTCCTCGCCGGCACGGCCCACGCGGCGGTCGCTCGCGTGTCGGCCGCGACCGCTGAGGGAGCCGGCGTGCGTGACGGTGAGGTGCTCGCGGTGTCGACCCGGACCGGCACGATCACGGTGCCCGTCGCCGTGACCGAGATGCCCGACCACGTGGTGTGGCTGCCGACCAACTCGGCCGGCTCGACCGTGCGCACCACGCTGGGCGCCGACGCCGGCGCGATCGTGCAGCTCGCAGCAGCCAGCGACAAGGAGATCAGCGCATGA